A DNA window from Paenibacillus sp. HWE-109 contains the following coding sequences:
- a CDS encoding FecCD family ABC transporter permease, with protein MSLPTGVTDTPRPKLRSRPLVATIILFGGLAALLLGLAVSVSVGAADIKLSTVWNAVFHFNPELTQHQIIQELRMPRALAGALVGIGFAISGAIMQGMTRNPLADPGLLGINAGSGFVLAFCFAFYPGLPFHYLILFSFIGAAVGTGLVYGISSISKGGLTPVRLALAGAAVSALLLALSEGIAIYFHISQDLAFWYAGGVAGTKWMQINIIWPWILGGVIGAIVIARSITVLSLGDEIAASLGQRTKWVKLAGMLLSLVLAGASVSAVGAIGFVGLVIPHMARALVGVDYRWIIPCSAVLGALLMVLADIGARMINPPFETPIGALIALIGVPFFLYLARKERREL; from the coding sequence ATGAGTTTACCAACGGGAGTAACCGATACTCCACGTCCCAAGCTGCGAAGTCGGCCGCTTGTAGCTACGATTATTTTGTTTGGCGGCTTAGCGGCTTTGCTGCTTGGACTTGCTGTATCTGTATCGGTAGGAGCTGCAGATATCAAGCTGTCTACAGTGTGGAATGCCGTGTTTCATTTTAATCCTGAATTAACGCAACATCAGATTATTCAGGAGTTGCGCATGCCGCGTGCCTTGGCTGGAGCGCTGGTTGGCATTGGTTTTGCCATTTCCGGGGCGATTATGCAAGGAATGACGCGCAATCCGCTCGCAGATCCTGGCTTGTTGGGGATCAATGCGGGATCTGGTTTTGTTCTCGCCTTCTGCTTTGCCTTTTACCCAGGATTACCTTTTCACTACTTAATCTTATTCTCCTTTATTGGCGCTGCCGTCGGTACAGGACTTGTATATGGAATCAGCTCTATTTCCAAAGGTGGCCTGACTCCGGTACGCTTGGCATTAGCCGGCGCCGCAGTTAGCGCGCTGCTGCTTGCGCTGAGCGAAGGTATAGCGATCTATTTTCATATCTCGCAGGATTTGGCGTTCTGGTATGCCGGAGGCGTAGCAGGAACGAAGTGGATGCAAATCAATATTATCTGGCCATGGATTCTCGGAGGTGTGATCGGGGCTATTGTGATTGCGCGTTCGATAACCGTGTTAAGCCTTGGTGATGAAATTGCTGCTAGTCTAGGGCAGCGTACGAAATGGGTGAAATTAGCGGGCATGCTGCTATCGCTTGTGCTTGCTGGTGCATCTGTTTCCGCAGTAGGGGCTATCGGTTTCGTTGGCTTGGTAATTCCGCATATGGCACGCGCGCTAGTAGGTGTTGATTATCGCTGGATTATCCCCTGCTCAGCTGTGCTCGGGGCGCTGCTCATGGTGCTAGCCGATATTGGTGCCCGAATGATCAATCCACCATTTGAAACTCCGATCGGCGCTTTGATTGCGTTGATTGGCGTGCCATTCTTCCTTTATTTGGCACGCAAGGAAAGGAGGGAGCTATAA
- a CDS encoding DUF6063 family protein has protein sequence MTTGLENGTVMRAFRIYALLARDNAVGKEWLQEYMADDVVRGLVDQFAREVDCVTIIAGEQLYMIPETRLSPFHLNNEVIKRTYLRANAVNADLYLMYVSIIVLIGAFYDSYQTMEPTRSFIGIEEWTALVNERIALLKTHPEAELREMEQEFSYNWTALIEKWSAMDDIKETAARQSGNTISRVSFMDSVRKFLVAQELVIDIGNQEIALTEKAKVVVQRYFMELEYNRGILEFLYQNDAPEGEGSEHASDL, from the coding sequence ATGACAACCGGACTTGAGAATGGAACAGTAATGAGAGCCTTTCGCATCTATGCCTTGCTCGCTCGTGATAACGCGGTCGGCAAAGAATGGCTCCAGGAATACATGGCGGATGACGTAGTACGCGGACTTGTGGATCAATTCGCGCGAGAAGTGGATTGCGTAACAATCATTGCCGGCGAACAGCTGTATATGATACCGGAAACGCGGCTATCGCCTTTTCATTTGAACAACGAAGTAATTAAGCGAACCTATCTGCGGGCGAATGCCGTGAATGCAGATCTTTATCTGATGTACGTCAGCATTATTGTGTTGATTGGGGCTTTTTATGACAGTTATCAAACGATGGAGCCTACGAGAAGTTTCATTGGAATTGAAGAGTGGACAGCGCTTGTGAATGAGCGAATTGCCTTATTGAAGACGCATCCTGAAGCCGAATTGAGAGAGATGGAGCAGGAATTTTCCTATAATTGGACGGCCTTGATTGAAAAATGGAGCGCTATGGATGATATCAAGGAGACAGCCGCGAGACAAAGCGGGAATACAATTAGCCGGGTTAGCTTTATGGACTCTGTCCGCAAGTTTCTGGTCGCGCAAGAGCTGGTCATTGATATAGGCAACCAGGAAATTGCTTTGACGGAGAAAGCCAAAGTGGTTGTGCAGCGTTATTTTATGGAGTTGGAGTACAACCGCGGTATCTTGGAGTTTTTATATCAAAACGATGCGCCTGAGGGGGAGGGAAGCGAACATGCCAGCGATCTCTAA
- a CDS encoding replicative DNA helicase translates to MDDIEIGQVISGFRERMTKLALFDPLYELQRKRQTDRQNKPIDFMELGLLTLLYFFEQKLMRNNKAGVKDLAEFLRKVTGVFIDLDDTGFEDLARQITQVFRPTTGKKRDFTFMNWESGLAEHIYISILKANAFDLKSNTQYYTLDEDGLELIFATKEFYTEFQLSIHQLVLRKQLEKGEFEGALRQINEMRIDVEALQDRMVKLEHELKRNIVSEETFGRYKGLLEDIYLRLQMENEEFEELRQFVKETKDRVQAQTVRQADQRPYELILRISNELEKVHGEHSALFHQSMVLKSHALGAAQESLYYTGLDSFNFDQDIASLIFSTPLPLETMKGVLAPFLPIQETKMWSLLTVWAEQNMLEDGSGQERDDKFLELGGDSEEYRYQTMQKKLYMLLMGLLLQTMEGQDQVELHSFIQLFQSSEHANLLGERAFYDFWIYLHQRSPLQADDKDKQQNEEQGTMLEDMYMLLGSRSLVITERKEMMKINDRFSIQNMLISWGEQDDNRT, encoded by the coding sequence ATGGATGACATAGAAATTGGTCAGGTTATTTCCGGGTTTCGGGAACGTATGACCAAGCTGGCACTTTTTGATCCGCTTTATGAGCTGCAGCGAAAGCGCCAAACGGATCGACAAAACAAACCGATCGATTTCATGGAACTTGGATTGTTGACGCTCCTTTACTTCTTCGAGCAGAAGTTGATGCGCAATAACAAGGCGGGTGTCAAAGACTTAGCCGAGTTTCTTCGGAAGGTGACGGGAGTTTTCATCGATTTGGACGATACCGGATTCGAGGATCTGGCTAGGCAGATTACGCAGGTGTTTCGCCCGACGACAGGGAAGAAGCGGGATTTTACCTTTATGAATTGGGAATCTGGGTTGGCAGAACATATTTATATATCGATTCTGAAAGCGAATGCCTTCGATTTAAAATCGAATACGCAGTACTACACGCTCGACGAGGATGGGTTGGAGCTTATTTTTGCGACCAAGGAATTCTATACGGAATTCCAATTGTCGATTCATCAGCTGGTGCTGCGCAAGCAGTTGGAAAAAGGCGAATTTGAAGGTGCTTTGCGGCAAATCAATGAGATGCGAATCGATGTGGAAGCGTTGCAGGACCGGATGGTCAAGCTGGAGCATGAGCTGAAAAGGAATATCGTGTCGGAAGAAACATTCGGACGGTATAAAGGTTTGCTGGAAGATATTTATTTACGCTTGCAGATGGAGAATGAAGAGTTCGAAGAACTGCGGCAATTTGTGAAGGAAACCAAGGATCGCGTTCAGGCGCAGACGGTTAGGCAAGCTGATCAGCGGCCTTATGAGTTGATTCTTCGTATTTCCAATGAACTGGAGAAGGTGCATGGCGAACATTCGGCGCTTTTTCATCAGAGTATGGTGCTGAAATCCCATGCTCTGGGCGCAGCGCAAGAATCCTTGTATTATACGGGGCTGGATTCCTTTAATTTTGATCAGGATATTGCTTCGCTTATTTTTAGTACACCGCTGCCATTGGAAACGATGAAAGGTGTGCTGGCCCCGTTCCTGCCGATTCAAGAGACGAAGATGTGGTCCCTTTTGACCGTGTGGGCGGAGCAGAATATGCTCGAAGACGGCAGTGGACAGGAGCGGGATGACAAATTCCTGGAGCTTGGCGGAGACAGTGAGGAATATCGCTATCAGACGATGCAGAAAAAACTGTACATGCTGCTGATGGGGCTGCTGCTGCAAACGATGGAAGGGCAGGATCAAGTCGAGTTGCACTCGTTTATTCAGCTTTTTCAGTCAAGTGAGCATGCAAATCTGCTGGGTGAAAGAGCTTTCTATGACTTTTGGATTTATTTGCATCAAAGAAGTCCCCTTCAGGCGGACGATAAGGATAAGCAGCAAAATGAAGAGCAGGGGACTATGCTGGAAGACATGTATATGCTTCTGGGCAGCCGCTCTTTGGTAATTACGGAACGAAAAGAAATGATGAAAATAAACGACAGATTTAGCATACAGAATATGTTGATTTCGTGGGGAGAACAGGATGACAACCGGACTTGA
- a CDS encoding chromosome segregation ATPase has translation MPAISKIRFTNVVYEDGNKRYNDELFHFDGHNGAILLENGGGKTVFIQSAIQAILPHVELAGRKMKDTLSLENGPAHIAIEWILSERPRRYVATCVSLFLTATGIDSYRYVYDYPELDPDAIDRIPFVKESAGSLRSADKGEIHDYYHQMTSKRMNANMPSTLKEYKKILENDYHIIASEWERIAKINSSEGGVESFFDECKTTSQLFDRLLIPTVEDAMAGYEQGEFANNFEMHRDSFKKYKELKEKIEENKKILVELDGYVLHFAKMDTKLLAYAAAQAETKAYWLLVNEQKKEESAKLSQWHTQMSECDQQLQVLARKKESLHIAKQKQEQSALETKLRLVEEDVERKEDSVRSAKQHYYSLRLADYRQQWTSAEESMNYLQRELDRFGNTEEEADLREAWLNNGGQIRHIYCKLEQEWQAEEERLSQELAACQNRTHLEETMLRELSSELEEINKQLIEHRSIVLAREKDKEALRANVLANPAVESMEGSMADWIQRHQKLDDSNVLLVQKNKDLTVAKEQSERELEVVSESLKIAYVERASSEQNLEAFKKEQQSMLAEIAAYKSSWGRLSSVYEKQSSIEERLREDTEKQQLEKEAYLLKERLAFRYIDDYCHQDTFFADVYVAGLVDKWRNQFKLLETGIQYLQGLELSDWAMTHPLWSVTLITTEGEVGLVTSKLRQYAEDMQFPIQVISSQEAARLVNSDTPAAVDDSAWVEPQHWRDNADEAEFGSWKQAISHKGEEVRTARKEKERDLQRTSDLQASFDRFVMLYPLEVVQEMERRVGLKRERVRELENQGDDLRKSIRQVEQTIQQHNSVMDEQKGEMVQLQQWIEKGRKYAELGKEIETLNGAIDQLVEQSDLQQSKWESRQRSLEQVKLQSDDVKNRTNYLRTEKASQQSQELYIELADVQPIEANQSLDWLKTERKDLHLKLNHISQGRQQLEAAWSHAKSSKATLEKDMNKLRLEQADLNLNEELAFSVTGEEQMSQLLSELKERESRLIRDKEEFVRVEKQFDALATRIKLLIEQYSAAHSGGLPLTFTESLSVVDEQVHSEDTRLQQQKIGLQQQHAQIQAQLGKIEEVIQYLNQYKIMHGFENPLIQAAFITQDLKAEFPYDRMKMVAKSVTLLSAVRKELEAEESFVKKARLQFIDFCRKQIKDVKMRDMAEQGVEKKDNYQELTQFQQKMHSRIERVNHVAEETMRTHNQQLEQYIIHVHSHIKLIASELRDIPNKTRVKVEDQWKHIYSFQIPEWDELEAKDHLRKHLEWILAELEKGHYRDDSGQEVKSTVRKEIEKWLDTKQLLHIVLQDRPMKVSCRKVTNENNVTKASFSWEQSNNWSGGEKWSKNMTLFLGLLNYVAEKRQHIQANMKRHRTVILDNPFGKASSDHVLSPVFFIAEQLGFQIIALTAHAEGKFLKDYFPVVFSCRLRQAANGSKLVMTKEKEINQAYFRDHAPIALERLGNLKQMELFI, from the coding sequence ATGCCAGCGATCTCTAAAATACGGTTTACGAATGTGGTCTATGAGGATGGAAATAAGCGCTACAATGATGAATTGTTTCATTTCGATGGGCATAATGGCGCGATTCTGCTGGAAAATGGCGGAGGCAAGACGGTTTTCATTCAGTCTGCCATCCAAGCCATTCTTCCGCACGTAGAACTTGCCGGACGCAAAATGAAGGATACCTTAAGTCTGGAGAACGGTCCTGCGCATATCGCGATCGAGTGGATTCTGAGCGAACGGCCAAGGCGCTATGTGGCAACTTGCGTCAGCTTGTTTCTGACAGCAACGGGGATAGACTCCTATCGTTATGTCTATGATTATCCAGAACTTGATCCGGATGCCATTGATCGGATTCCTTTTGTGAAGGAGAGTGCAGGCAGTCTTCGATCAGCCGATAAAGGTGAAATTCATGATTATTACCACCAGATGACGTCGAAAAGAATGAATGCCAACATGCCGTCCACGCTGAAGGAATACAAGAAAATATTGGAGAACGATTACCACATTATCGCCTCTGAATGGGAGCGAATTGCCAAGATTAATAGCTCAGAGGGCGGTGTTGAGAGCTTTTTTGATGAGTGCAAAACGACGAGCCAATTGTTCGATCGGCTGTTGATCCCAACGGTCGAAGATGCGATGGCCGGATACGAGCAGGGCGAGTTCGCTAATAATTTTGAAATGCATAGAGACAGTTTCAAGAAATATAAAGAATTAAAAGAAAAAATCGAAGAAAATAAAAAAATCCTCGTCGAGCTGGATGGGTATGTGCTTCATTTTGCCAAAATGGATACCAAGCTGTTGGCCTATGCAGCCGCTCAAGCTGAAACGAAGGCCTATTGGCTGCTTGTGAATGAGCAGAAGAAGGAGGAAAGCGCCAAGCTATCGCAATGGCATACTCAGATGTCAGAATGCGACCAGCAACTGCAGGTGTTGGCTCGGAAGAAGGAATCCCTTCATATTGCGAAGCAAAAGCAGGAACAATCGGCTTTGGAAACCAAGCTCAGATTAGTTGAGGAAGACGTTGAGCGCAAAGAAGATTCGGTACGAAGTGCTAAACAGCACTACTATTCTTTAAGGTTGGCCGATTATAGGCAGCAGTGGACTTCTGCCGAGGAGAGCATGAACTATTTGCAGCGTGAATTGGATCGATTCGGCAACACGGAGGAAGAGGCTGATCTCAGGGAAGCATGGCTCAATAATGGCGGGCAAATTCGTCATATTTACTGCAAGTTGGAGCAAGAGTGGCAGGCTGAAGAGGAGCGCCTGAGTCAGGAATTAGCCGCTTGCCAGAATAGAACCCATTTAGAAGAAACAATGCTGAGAGAGCTGTCAAGCGAACTGGAAGAAATAAATAAGCAGCTAATTGAACATAGATCTATCGTGCTCGCTCGCGAGAAAGATAAAGAGGCGCTAAGAGCTAATGTTTTGGCCAATCCAGCCGTTGAAAGCATGGAAGGCAGTATGGCGGACTGGATTCAGCGGCATCAGAAGCTGGATGACAGCAATGTGCTGCTTGTACAGAAGAACAAGGACTTGACAGTCGCTAAAGAACAAAGCGAGCGAGAGCTGGAAGTCGTAAGTGAAAGTCTCAAGATCGCCTATGTGGAGCGTGCCAGTTCAGAGCAAAATCTCGAAGCGTTTAAAAAAGAGCAGCAATCCATGCTGGCCGAAATTGCTGCGTACAAGTCCTCATGGGGAAGACTCTCCTCTGTGTATGAGAAGCAGAGTTCGATTGAAGAGCGGCTTAGAGAGGATACGGAAAAGCAGCAGTTGGAGAAGGAAGCTTACTTATTGAAGGAGCGACTAGCTTTCCGTTATATCGATGATTACTGCCATCAGGATACATTTTTTGCCGATGTTTATGTGGCGGGTTTGGTGGACAAGTGGAGAAATCAGTTTAAGTTATTGGAGACGGGCATTCAATATTTGCAAGGCTTGGAGCTGTCCGATTGGGCAATGACACATCCTCTATGGTCCGTGACGCTAATTACGACCGAAGGTGAGGTTGGGTTAGTCACGAGTAAGCTGCGGCAGTATGCAGAAGACATGCAGTTTCCCATTCAGGTGATCTCTTCACAGGAAGCAGCGCGTTTGGTCAATAGTGATACACCGGCAGCAGTGGATGACAGCGCTTGGGTTGAACCGCAGCATTGGCGCGATAATGCGGATGAGGCGGAATTCGGGAGCTGGAAGCAAGCGATATCGCACAAAGGGGAAGAAGTTCGAACAGCACGAAAAGAAAAGGAACGCGATTTGCAGCGCACCTCTGATCTTCAAGCCTCTTTTGACCGATTCGTGATGCTATACCCGCTTGAAGTCGTTCAAGAGATGGAAAGGCGAGTGGGGCTTAAACGCGAGCGTGTGCGTGAGTTAGAGAACCAAGGGGATGATCTCCGGAAATCCATTCGCCAGGTAGAACAAACGATTCAGCAGCATAACTCCGTCATGGACGAGCAAAAAGGTGAGATGGTTCAGCTCCAGCAGTGGATTGAAAAAGGGCGGAAGTATGCCGAACTTGGCAAAGAAATCGAGACTTTGAACGGGGCTATCGACCAGCTTGTTGAGCAGTCAGACTTGCAGCAAAGCAAGTGGGAGAGCAGGCAGCGCTCTTTGGAGCAAGTGAAGCTGCAAAGCGATGACGTGAAAAATAGAACGAACTATTTGAGAACCGAGAAAGCGAGTCAGCAAAGTCAAGAACTCTATATCGAACTGGCGGACGTGCAGCCGATTGAAGCGAATCAAAGCTTGGATTGGTTGAAAACAGAAAGAAAAGATTTGCATCTCAAGCTAAATCATATCTCTCAAGGACGCCAGCAGCTTGAAGCCGCTTGGAGTCATGCCAAGTCCAGCAAAGCAACGCTGGAGAAGGATATGAACAAGCTCCGGTTGGAGCAAGCAGATTTGAATTTGAATGAGGAACTTGCCTTCTCTGTGACAGGCGAAGAACAGATGTCGCAGCTGTTGTCGGAGCTCAAAGAACGCGAATCGCGGTTGATTCGTGATAAAGAAGAATTCGTGCGCGTAGAGAAACAATTCGATGCGCTGGCAACGAGGATTAAACTTCTGATTGAGCAGTACAGCGCTGCGCACTCAGGCGGGCTTCCGCTAACCTTCACGGAGTCGCTGAGCGTAGTGGATGAGCAAGTCCACAGTGAGGATACACGTCTGCAACAGCAGAAAATTGGCTTGCAGCAGCAGCACGCGCAAATCCAAGCTCAGTTAGGTAAAATTGAAGAGGTTATCCAATATTTGAATCAGTACAAAATCATGCATGGGTTTGAAAATCCGCTCATTCAGGCAGCTTTTATCACTCAGGATCTGAAAGCGGAGTTCCCGTATGACAGAATGAAAATGGTTGCAAAGTCAGTGACTTTACTCTCCGCTGTCAGGAAAGAACTGGAGGCAGAAGAGTCATTCGTGAAAAAGGCGAGACTTCAATTTATTGATTTTTGCCGGAAACAAATCAAGGATGTCAAGATGAGAGATATGGCTGAGCAAGGTGTTGAGAAGAAAGATAATTACCAAGAGCTGACGCAATTTCAGCAGAAAATGCACAGCCGAATCGAACGCGTCAATCATGTCGCTGAAGAGACGATGCGCACCCATAACCAGCAGCTCGAACAGTATATCATTCATGTGCACAGCCATATCAAACTGATTGCTTCGGAACTTCGAGATATCCCTAATAAAACGAGAGTCAAGGTTGAGGACCAGTGGAAGCACATCTACTCGTTCCAGATTCCTGAATGGGATGAGCTGGAGGCGAAGGACCATCTGCGCAAGCATCTGGAATGGATTTTGGCCGAACTGGAGAAGGGTCATTATCGCGATGACAGCGGGCAGGAAGTGAAATCCACGGTTCGGAAAGAGATCGAGAAATGGCTGGATACGAAGCAGCTTTTGCATATTGTTTTGCAAGATCGCCCGATGAAAGTATCGTGCCGCAAAGTAACCAATGAGAATAACGTAACGAAAGCTTCGTTCTCCTGGGAACAGTCTAATAACTGGTCAGGCGGAGAGAAATGGAGCAAGAATATGACCTTATTCTTGGGTCTGCTCAATTATGTCGCAGAAAAACGTCAGCATATTCAAGCGAATATGAAGCGACATCGCACCGTTATCTTGGATAATCCGTTCGGGAAAGCTTCCAGTGATCATGTCCTCAGTCCTGTCTTTTTTATTGCTGAGCAGCTTGGCTTCCAAATCATCGCTCTTACCGCCCATGCGGAAGGAAAGTTCTTGAAAGATTATTTCCCTGTTGTCTTTAGCTGCAGGCTTAGACAAGCTGCCAATGGCAGCAAGCTGGTCATGACCAAGGAAAAGGAAATTAATCAGGCGTATTTCCGCGATCACGCGCCGATTGCTTTGGAACGGCTAGGGAACCTGAAACAGATGGAATTGTTCATTTAA
- a CDS encoding Wadjet anti-phage system protein JetD domain-containing protein, translating into MELNSKIRSHLQAIKNKKVSLEELEAIAQPCTYEDFSRLILELETAGILQMVQRSGRTIKPPFLAYQYSVQKNHVMQDTHKDIHRARLQLHPAINLDAYYSLKSSIWEKDRPFIERIDSYLKKNMLPSTPAPEPERSFELVADEKWITEKQGKELLTRIGLWDKLLILPVDDPLMFAVNPYGLAGAVHKHLIVENKTTYQALLQVLPDVPFATLIFGGGYRVTKSIELLPMQLPLRDAAHAFYYFGDIDKEGIHIWHLLNERVLALFGKPANLALPFYRACLSRKSSSGKENQRESEQALQVFLSHFTEEERRIINRSLAAGSYFPQEILSTHELCTIWRHTAWMT; encoded by the coding sequence ATGGAACTCAATTCGAAAATACGATCGCATTTACAAGCTATAAAAAACAAGAAAGTATCTCTTGAAGAATTAGAAGCAATAGCTCAGCCATGTACGTATGAAGATTTCTCTAGGTTGATCCTCGAGCTTGAAACTGCGGGAATTCTCCAGATGGTTCAGCGTTCTGGGAGGACGATTAAGCCGCCATTTCTTGCCTATCAATATAGCGTGCAGAAGAATCATGTGATGCAAGATACGCATAAGGACATCCATCGAGCTAGACTGCAGTTGCATCCCGCTATAAACCTCGATGCCTACTATTCATTGAAATCTAGTATTTGGGAGAAAGACAGGCCTTTTATTGAACGAATTGATAGTTATTTGAAGAAGAATATGCTCCCCAGCACGCCTGCACCGGAACCTGAGCGAAGCTTTGAGCTTGTCGCTGATGAGAAATGGATCACGGAGAAGCAAGGGAAAGAGTTGCTGACCCGAATTGGTCTGTGGGACAAGCTGCTAATTCTTCCTGTGGATGACCCTTTGATGTTTGCTGTGAATCCATATGGCCTAGCAGGTGCCGTTCATAAGCACCTTATTGTTGAAAATAAAACGACCTATCAAGCGCTGCTGCAAGTTTTGCCGGATGTTCCGTTCGCTACGCTAATTTTCGGTGGCGGTTATCGGGTAACGAAAAGCATTGAGCTGCTGCCGATGCAGCTTCCGCTGAGGGACGCTGCCCATGCGTTCTACTATTTTGGCGATATCGATAAAGAAGGAATCCACATCTGGCATCTACTCAATGAGCGTGTTCTTGCTCTTTTTGGCAAGCCAGCTAATTTAGCACTTCCCTTTTACAGGGCATGTCTGAGCAGGAAGTCATCTTCCGGCAAAGAAAACCAACGGGAAAGCGAGCAGGCTTTACAGGTATTTTTATCTCATTTTACTGAGGAGGAACGAAGGATAATCAACCGTAGTTTGGCGGCGGGCAGTTATTTCCCTCAAGAAATATTATCTACACACGAGCTTTGTACGATTTGGAGGCACACCGCATGGATGACATAG